In Anopheles ziemanni chromosome X, idAnoZiCoDA_A2_x.2, whole genome shotgun sequence, the genomic window TCTACAGGATCGTCGTCGGCGTTGCGCACCCAAGGGGGTGAAGTGGAACGCCATTCAAGAGCCTAAGCGTTGACATACTCTCCAGCGGCGACATCGACTGGTCGGTAGATCAAGGCCCCTTCCGTCTTATGCAACGCGTTGACTAGATGAGATGAATGGAACCGAAAGGAACCGAGGCGATTTTCATCTAAGATTCCTTATTGTAACACACATATTTAAGCTGGCGCTAAACTTTAGCTTATGATGCACATTTATTTACACGGTAATGGAACCCAGCCACCGTCAACGCTTCCATACTATCGAGCGACAAACCACCAACACACGACACTTGCTAGCAATCATCGCTTCTCGTGCAATTCATCGCGCTTGTCATGGTTAATCACGGCGGTGTTAGAAGGCCCGAGCAACTTCGCGGGCTCAGTCCGTTAAAGCCTCGCAGCTTGGACAGCCGCATACAGACGTGTGGCTCGTCTCGACTTGGTGTCATTTTCCTGCACTACACCTGTTCCTGCTCCACAGTTCAGGCCAACATTCAATTGCAGCAGTTTAACGAACTAACAAACCAGTGGCTCTAGTGATAGTGAAACAGAGAAAGCCCCTTTTTGTAAGGAAAGGCATGCGGCAATGATGCGATGCTGCAAGTGGTATTTAGTGGTTGGGCTAGGTTTGGGTATTGCCGCGACTGGAGCGATCTTTTACCTTGCTTGGCGTGATATATTCGACATCCTTGTGACCGAGGTAAGCCTTTAGTTTGGCATTAGAAAATTAAAGTATTTTCAAATACACTACGGTCCTCAAGGACGAACCACTGTGCGGGTTTTGATCCGATTAACGCAACGAACAGGATTTATATTCAAAACTCCCTATTGTTGCCGGTGAGCATTCCGGTTTGAATAGACTTTTACGATGGGCCTGCACACCAACGTGCGTCACAAGGTTCATCCCATTCGTTCGCGGCGCTTCAACTTGTGCTGGAAGTGATGCACACACGGGGTCTTTAGtgtaataaattgaatttttaatgtgGATCGAGCAAAGAGCGAAATGAATATTTGTGATCGGCAAGTGGGTGTAATTAGACACTTTTCAGTTGAACCCTCGCTTTGCGGCTTTTGCTGGGGGCTTTGGGATGAGGTTTCATCGCAGAAATGACGTTAATCGCTTACTACGTTCGATCCGTTAGTAGCGAAAAAATATCAAGTGATCACGGTCTGTATTTGcattttgtgcttttttgttCTAGGAAAAGTCGTTAAATCCCGGTGCAAAGGCTTACAAAGAATGGCGTCGTCCACGAGTGCAACCCGTATGGCGATTCTACATGTACAACTGGACGAACGCTGCCAGCTATCTCCAGCAACCGGGTACGATGCTGCCTCGCTTTGATGAGCTTGGTCCCTTCACCTTTGATGGTAAGAACGAACGAACTGGTCAAAGCCAAAACTACTCATAAAAAAGCTTCTGAACTTTGTAAAAAGACTAGACTGGGAAACCATGTAAATCATCCAGACTAATCATTCGTTGTATCGACGAACATTGTTATTAACCTGATTGGTAAATTGTGTTAGAATGGTGGTGGCATCGCTACATTCAATCGTTAtaattagttttgtttttctactgaGAAACCATTAAATTGGATCGTCATAATTAAAAGCGATCTTGTCATTAGAAAAACCTGATATTCATATCATCTGAGATGACGTTTAATTGATCCTATCGGCGCTTGGATGGGTTTCTCCatcatttttttatctttacagAACACAGCGAGCCAGTGGATGTCAAGCATCACGCTGGCAATGGCACGCTGTCGTACCGCAAACGAACGTACTTCCGCCGTAGCCTGGTAGACATCTCTGGTGGTAAATTgcagcaaacaaacattacCAACGTCAACCTGGCCGCCCTGCTGATATCGTTTCTGTCCGCGAACCTGGATTACTTCGTACAGCGAGAACTGTCTTTCATGCTGCATGACCTCAATCAGACCATCGAGACGACCCGACCAGTGGGGCAGCTGCTGTTTGCCGGCTATCGGGGTCCACTGTGGGATCAGGCACGGAAGCTACTTTGCGCTCGTTACCAGCATCCGGGACTGTGTGATGTCGACCGGTTGGCTTACTTCCTGACGTACAACATTACAAGGAAAGCTAGCGCAAGGTACAGCTTGGGTACGGGCGTCGACGATCGTGCCCCTTACGGGATAGTTCGGTTATGGAACGAAGGTACTATCAAGGACTCACCTTGCGAGCATTTCGATGGATACACGGGTGAAATGTTTCCCTCACGGTTCGATCGCAGGCAATCGTTTCCTATCGTCCTGCCGGAGTTGTGCCTACGATTAACGCTTGATTACGACGGAGAGCAACTGGTGAATGGTATTTTGGGCCATCGGTTTGTGGCCAAAGCGATCGAACCGTTTAACCGTACCGACCAGTGCATCAAGGCGGACTACAGTTTGCGTGGCTACAGCACGTTAGCCTCGAACGAATGCGTAGGGCTTCCAGTGTACAGAGATGACACGCAACATAACGTTCGCTCAGAGGTGCAAGGGGGTGATGCGGGGATGTACCTCATAGTTGAGCCCACGACAGGGATGCTGCTTGAATCGCAAACGAGCCTCAAGTACCACACGTTCCTCACACCCAATGCACACATCGGACTCTTCCAGGATGCACCCGAGCTGTACATACCCCTGTATCGGTTTATACGCTACTATCGATTGGGCGACGCTAATACGCAGAGTCTGAAGAAAATGCTGCATCTGCTCGATGCCGGTCGTCAGATAGCACTTGCTGGGTGTGCGCTGGGCGCCGTCGTCATTCTACTCGCGGTCAGCTATGCCTACTGGAATGCTCACAGGACGAAAACTAAAGCGCCCCAGCGAAAGCTGCACGCAGAATATCACATCGTAAGAGCACCGACGAGCAGTGTCGGTGGGATCGTTACTCAATGAACGTGGGTGGTATATACGGTATAAAAAAATAGGTACCACGAGGTCGGATGCTGTAAACATTTGTTAATATATGGAAGGATAGTTGTACACACGCAAACCAAAATTTATCCTTAATAAAATAGATCGGCCAAAAGCCGATCGATTACTGGttgcttttttaaaataacggaaacggaaacagTTCATCCAGTCGTGACGCCACCTAGTGGGCGCTAGCCATAGCATAATTATGCTTTCAAAAGCATAGCTTGCGTGCAAGGGGTGAGAAACTTTGCATGTTTGTACCGCATCCGAAAGGAGCTGTCAATTGCTTTATGCTGTCAacgaaaacgtaaacaaacggaATTGAAAATGCTGCTAAAATGATGGCGAGCCGCGTTTCGTACGGCAAACAGACGTAGCTGAGTGGAAAGATTAGTAttttaatacattttgaaatatcCTGCGAGTGTCCTCAATAGCTGTGTTGCAGGCAGGAAGTGCATTATCAAGGTAGGGCGCTATGCTGTGCTATGTAGCTGCCTGATTCTAAGCTTCAACTGGTGCACCAACACATCCGCTTGAAAAGGATGTACCATCGTGGCTGGGGGTGTGTGAGTGCGGTTTTCAGCTGTTTATTAGATTAGATGTTGCGTTATTCTACACGGGGGCTAGTGCTGTGCGGGCAGTTCTTCACCGTAGTACGAATAGGTTGGCTCCTGTGTCggaatttattgttttcctcccacccCGTTCTCGGCTCGGAGATGCGCTCCGTTGCAGTGTTGTGAAATCTAGCAGCGAACCATGTTGCAGTGCACTGCCAGTGAACTGGCCGCCCGATATCTACTTGTAGTGCGAAAGCAGTGAATTTTTCGACTCCGACCGCGCATCGACCGAAAAGGGTCGCCGAATTCCGAGACCCGAGGAACGACCTGACCAGAGAACGTCTTCGTCTTCGGTGCAAACGCCACAATCAACACCAAACCTGCACACATCCGTCAACCGAAGCCCCGAACAGCAATCAATCAAACGAACTCCGGTCCGGGGCTGGTGTGACCATAGTCCAGCGAACGCCATCTTTCGGTCCCAATGGCCAGCACCCAAGGGGAGGCGGTGGACACGGCGGACAGGATGAACGTAAGTTTTGGTGCtgttcttattttcttttgcagccGGTTCGGCTAAGTGCAGCATTGGTGCCGTTTGCAACCCGTTTCGCTTCGTTTCGCTCGCCGATCAACAGTCGCGTTTCGGTTTATCTTCCGCCTGCCAGTTGTGGAAAACTTAACTatatgcgaaaaaaaaaaacggtcgcACCGTCGTGACAAAACCAGCGAAGAACGACCCATATCTGGTGCTGAATACACCTGCAGCCGAGGAATATACGCTACGGAATATGTAACGCCTCGCGAAGCGGGTGAGTCATGCTCCCTCGCCCTACCTATaccaataacaacaacaacaacagcggtGCCCTTAACACCCCACGGCGATCGATTATGATGCGTAGCCGTTTGGCATTTGGAAGCGGAAAGCGACACACACTAAGTagtgagagaagaaaaacaccaatcgccttttttttgttgtcgttGCACTGTCCACCGACCGGGACCGAAACACTCACCAGGCGGTTTTGTGGTATGGCCCACCCCGCTAATAACGCGCTGAACCACATTTAATGGgcgatggaatggaaaaacggaacacgtTTATTCGTTGGTGCCCTATGGAAAACAACGTGTCCCGTTATCAATGCTCCCATGCTTTCGGTTTCTGTTGTGGCAAAGCCGATATAAAAAGGAGCAATTAAATTAATGTACTCCTCGCCGCAAGCGTGTGATACTGATTTGCTTATGTTGCACGTTTTTGCAGAACGACAATGCAGGATACTCGCGAGTGCGGATAGAGGTAATCGCCGGTCGTCAGCTTGCCAAGAAGGACATCTTCGGAGCAAGGTAAGTGAATCCCCTGTGTACGTGAAGATGTTTTGCTAACAACGTCCCCttctctccttctcctcccCCGTACAGCGATCCGTACGTGCGCATTGACCTGAACACCATCGACGGCGACGTCACGATCGAATCGGTGCTGacgaagacgaagaagaaaaccctCGATCCGGTGTGGAACGAGTCGTTCACGTTCCGCGTCAAGCCGAGCGTCCACAAGCTCGTGTTTCAGGTGTTCGACGAGAACCGGCTGACGCGGGACGACTTTCTCGGCATGGTCGAGCTCGTGCTGAGCCAGCTGCCCAAGGAGCAGCCCGGGGTCGAGGTGCCGACCAAATCCTACCCGTTGTTGCCGCGCAGGTCAGTACGGTACGGTAGCGTCGACTTTGACGATTatgatttcttttccgttccgtaGCGAATTCCGTTCAGCGACATGCGCCGATGCGGGGATCAAGTTTGTAGCTATTTGTAGGAGTTTTAAATGATGGGCTTTTGGTGCTGGGTTTTGTGCCTGTCTTATTTCTAATGCATTGTATCATACGTAGAAAGGGTAGTAGGCTTTTGGAATGGCAAATGTTGCTTAGCCCGTGATGAACCATCGTTTGCTTTATTGATTTTGTGATGTTCACCCTTTTCCTACAGTGCACGATCGAATGTGCGGGGGCAACTAGAACTCTATGGTGCGTTCATCCAGGATGAAAACAACACCGAAACCGATTGGGAGCTGATCGAGTCCAGCTCGGCAGCCACAGTATGTCAAGCAGAGTTTTCCACCCGTTCCTGTCGGTACTAAGGAGATGTCGTTTTGCATTCCAGGTCACCAACACACCGCATAGGACGAGCGGCAGCTCCAGCAGTAACAGT contains:
- the LOC131290494 gene encoding protein peste-like, with product MMRCCKWYLVVGLGLGIAATGAIFYLAWRDIFDILVTEEKSLNPGAKAYKEWRRPRVQPVWRFYMYNWTNAASYLQQPGTMLPRFDELGPFTFDEHSEPVDVKHHAGNGTLSYRKRTYFRRSLVDISGGKLQQTNITNVNLAALLISFLSANLDYFVQRELSFMLHDLNQTIETTRPVGQLLFAGYRGPLWDQARKLLCARYQHPGLCDVDRLAYFLTYNITRKASARYSLGTGVDDRAPYGIVRLWNEGTIKDSPCEHFDGYTGEMFPSRFDRRQSFPIVLPELCLRLTLDYDGEQLVNGILGHRFVAKAIEPFNRTDQCIKADYSLRGYSTLASNECVGLPVYRDDTQHNVRSEVQGGDAGMYLIVEPTTGMLLESQTSLKYHTFLTPNAHIGLFQDAPELYIPLYRFIRYYRLGDANTQSLKKMLHLLDAGRQIALAGCALGAVVILLAVSYAYWNAHRTKTKAPQRKLHAEYHIVRAPTSSVGGIVTQ